A portion of the uncultured Bacteroides sp. genome contains these proteins:
- a CDS encoding endonuclease/exonuclease/phosphatase family protein yields MKKQIFLLLLTLTALTGLRAQSQSKNVPINVLSFNLRMDTPDDKENAWPNRKEMVSELLQFHDADIIGTQEGFRHQLQDIISGSAAYAFVGVGRDDGKEEGEHSAIFYRKDRFTVLSKGNFWLSQTPEQPSYGWDAKIRRICSWAQFRDQQTGKTFYCFNVHYDHQAPVARLESSKLLLARIKSIAGKSPAICTGDFNATPTDEPIAYILNDGSIKDSRSLTTTPPYGPQGTFQGFKTDAPMQNRIDYVFVTPGIQILKYGVLTDIRNGRFPSDHCPVLVRLRL; encoded by the coding sequence ATGAAAAAACAAATTTTCCTTTTATTGCTCACCCTCACGGCCCTCACGGGCCTGAGGGCACAGAGCCAATCAAAAAACGTTCCAATCAACGTCCTTAGTTTCAACCTGCGCATGGATACTCCGGATGATAAAGAAAATGCCTGGCCCAACCGCAAAGAGATGGTTAGCGAACTCCTTCAATTTCATGATGCCGACATCATCGGTACCCAGGAAGGTTTCCGTCACCAATTACAAGATATCATCTCCGGTAGTGCAGCCTATGCGTTCGTTGGCGTAGGTCGTGACGATGGCAAGGAAGAAGGTGAGCACTCCGCCATCTTCTATCGGAAAGACCGCTTTACCGTACTCAGCAAAGGCAATTTCTGGCTCTCTCAAACCCCGGAACAACCCTCCTATGGTTGGGATGCTAAGATTCGTCGCATCTGCAGTTGGGCACAATTTCGTGATCAGCAAACCGGTAAAACCTTTTACTGCTTCAATGTGCATTACGATCACCAAGCCCCCGTTGCCCGCCTCGAATCGTCCAAACTCCTGCTTGCTCGCATCAAGAGTATCGCCGGGAAATCACCCGCTATTTGTACAGGTGACTTCAATGCCACCCCCACAGATGAACCCATTGCCTATATTCTCAACGACGGTTCCATCAAAGACAGTCGCTCACTTACTACCACCCCACCTTACGGTCCTCAAGGAACCTTTCAGGGCTTCAAGACAGACGCTCCCATGCAAAACCGTATAGACTACGTCTTCGTCACACCCGGCATACAAATTTTAAAATACGGAGTCTTGACAGATATTCGTAACGGTCGTTTCCCTTCCGATCACTGCCCTGTGCTCGTAAGGTTGCGACTATAA
- a CDS encoding RagB/SusD family nutrient uptake outer membrane protein: MKQIIYFIATIFLVTACSLTEEPQSSASQSVVFGSESGLKLYSYSFYDIFPDVNEAHKQDALCDYGAVSSISDFLRNGGYSAETSTGWDWEDLRNINYFITNCEKSPVTETIRNNYLGLARFFRAYFYYNKVVRFGDVPWIDKPLSVDDDALYAARDSRTVVMEHVLEDLNYACENITTTTSDGSLVTKWVAYALKSRICLFEGSFRKYHTELGLTATANQWFTEAASAATTVMEKSGHSLYTAKGSKLSYRTLFTSDAPVTTEVMLADCSSLNLSVLNDANWYWTSGTYGPRFSMIRTYINTFLNTDGTPFTSRSGYENMSFYDECQNRDNRLSQIIRTPGYKRDDKQVAPNFNGYSYTGYQPIKFCLDNTYYDDGQLNTNAIPLFRYAEVLLNYAEAKAELETISDTDWSKTIGALRSRAGITGGLSSLPTQVDSYFQSKYFPTINNPVILEIRRERSIELSLEGFRFTDLKRWKCGNLMTMRWTGIYVPGLNIAMDLDQNGTDDVIFYQGTKPTNISSTCTPVAVDAGKQQTLSEGTKGYLTWSDNDPRTWYEDDRQYYYPIPALVIVKNPKITQNPGWEQPKK, from the coding sequence ATGAAACAGATTATATATTTCATAGCAACGATCTTTCTGGTCACCGCTTGTTCGCTGACAGAAGAGCCACAGTCCTCCGCATCCCAAAGTGTAGTCTTCGGTTCTGAAAGCGGACTCAAGCTCTATAGCTATTCTTTTTACGACATCTTTCCCGATGTGAATGAAGCCCACAAACAAGACGCCCTGTGCGACTATGGTGCAGTGAGCAGTATCAGCGACTTCCTACGCAATGGAGGTTACAGCGCCGAAACGAGTACCGGATGGGACTGGGAAGACCTACGCAACATCAATTATTTTATTACTAATTGTGAAAAATCACCCGTTACCGAAACCATCCGCAACAACTATCTCGGTCTGGCCCGTTTCTTCCGTGCCTATTTCTATTACAACAAAGTTGTCCGCTTCGGCGATGTACCTTGGATAGACAAACCATTAAGTGTAGATGATGATGCCCTCTATGCCGCACGTGACTCCCGCACAGTAGTCATGGAACACGTACTCGAAGACTTGAACTATGCCTGCGAAAACATCACGACCACGACCAGTGACGGCTCACTGGTTACCAAATGGGTAGCCTATGCTCTTAAATCGCGCATCTGTCTATTCGAGGGAAGTTTTAGAAAGTATCACACCGAACTGGGGCTAACTGCCACAGCCAACCAATGGTTCACAGAAGCTGCCAGTGCCGCCACAACGGTGATGGAAAAATCCGGTCACTCACTTTACACAGCCAAAGGAAGCAAACTTTCTTATCGGACTCTTTTTACTAGTGACGCCCCTGTGACTACCGAAGTCATGCTCGCCGATTGCAGTAGCCTCAACCTCTCCGTACTCAACGATGCCAACTGGTACTGGACTTCCGGCACCTACGGGCCACGTTTCAGCATGATTCGCACCTATATCAATACCTTTCTGAACACCGATGGCACCCCTTTTACCAGTCGTTCGGGTTACGAAAACATGTCCTTCTACGATGAATGCCAGAACCGTGACAATCGTTTATCACAGATAATCCGTACCCCCGGCTATAAGCGAGATGATAAACAAGTAGCACCCAACTTCAATGGCTATTCCTACACCGGCTATCAACCTATTAAGTTCTGTCTGGACAATACTTATTATGACGACGGCCAACTTAACACCAATGCCATCCCCCTCTTCCGTTATGCAGAAGTGTTGCTCAACTATGCAGAAGCAAAAGCCGAGTTGGAAACCATCAGCGATACCGACTGGAGTAAAACCATCGGCGCACTCCGTTCACGTGCGGGTATCACCGGAGGATTAAGCAGCCTGCCTACACAGGTCGACAGCTATTTCCAGAGCAAGTACTTTCCCACTATCAACAATCCCGTTATTCTGGAAATACGTCGCGAACGCTCCATCGAACTCTCACTCGAAGGCTTCCGCTTCACCGATCTTAAAAGATGGAAATGTGGCAATCTCATGACCATGCGGTGGACCGGTATCTACGTACCCGGATTAAATATTGCCATGGACCTCGATCAAAATGGCACGGATGATGTTATATTCTATCAGGGAACCAAACCGACCAACATCAGCAGCACCTGCACCCCCGTGGCTGTAGATGCAGGTAAGCAACAAACCCTTTCCGAGGGTACAAAAGGCTACCTTACCTGGTCCGATAATGATCCCCGTACTTGGTACGAAGACGACAGACAGTATTATTATCCTATACCGGCACTCGTTATCGTGAAGAATCCAAAGATTACCCAAAACCCCGGTTGGGAACAACCAAAAAAATAG
- a CDS encoding TonB-dependent receptor gives MRKYNFLWFKSLWLVIGVLGMNTLQAHAFNSSFSMVTTEQSDSKIMISGVVVDKAGDPLVGATIREKGTSNGAVTDMDGKFTLSVSASGTIVISYIGYRDKSVPVNGKSSFRIELEEDAAKLNEVVVVGYGVQKKVNLSGSVDQISAAQLEQRPIVDLAKGLQGMVPNLNIDFTSGEPGKAPKINIRGEASINGGSPLILIDGVASDADEMNRLLPEDVESLSVLKDASSAAIYGARAAFGVILITTKQGKGDRIQVSYNNNFSWKRPSSLTDKTSDPYIYLKLKNIAVLNTPWSSGHVTNDERLEWARQRSDNPSGTEAIRLNPLDKTQWEYMGNRDWTDYFLDRNTFSQTHQVSISGATEKTNFYLSTGMDNEDGIFSGVVNNDKYLRYSMRGKVSYKVLDWLTISNNTSFVSTTRKNPSYYNLSAFYDAEPHNVDKNSDGTWANTELGEALAQLVDGGEEKTIYDRLQSTFSAEADFWGKLLKLNANFTFAKGNEESDFYRNKYRIGYGPDDVREKGDSKVSKANASDFYSVLDLYATLSKTMGKHTATAILGFNQEYSRWDQFSAERNNIISTSLPSINLASGDQYVKEAYKDWAIRGLFFRANYIYNNRYIFEINGRYDGTSRFPENKRFGFFPSGSAAWRIDSEPFFEPLKGVVSQLKFRVSYGALGNQLVSEYGYIPSMGSKLGGYLVDGKLQQTVTAPGLVSPDYTWEKVKTLNGGIDLGLLDNKLMASFDIYRRDTEGMLTLGKELPGVLGKTEPKENAANLKTTGWELSLSYKDQFQLAGKPFNWGARFILSDNRSWITKFDNPSKSLSQYYEGQELGEIWGLQSDGLFTSKEQIAALNETEIIPWGALDIVEGWPKYKDLDKDNRITKGTTVDKPGDLSIIGNSSPRYRFGFNLNMEWNGFDASAFLQGVGKRDYYPISYLYWSFYQQPYTGGQTHAFDFYRATTDNEVEMAKHSQAYIDAGLANQNLNAKYPVFQAWLADKNLGTGINAMGLAIPQTAHMLNGSYLRVKNITFGYTLPAAWIKKVHLNRMRIYVSGDNLFEWSELKKFFDPEAVTQEDSYGYVYPFNRQYSFGINVTF, from the coding sequence ATGAGGAAATACAACTTTTTGTGGTTTAAGAGTCTATGGCTAGTCATAGGAGTGTTAGGTATGAATACTCTTCAGGCCCACGCTTTCAACTCTTCGTTTTCGATGGTTACTACCGAGCAGTCGGATAGCAAGATCATGATATCGGGAGTGGTTGTTGATAAAGCCGGTGATCCATTGGTCGGTGCAACCATTCGGGAAAAAGGAACGAGTAACGGTGCCGTGACAGATATGGATGGCAAATTCACTTTATCGGTTTCCGCTAGCGGAACAATTGTTATTAGCTATATTGGTTATCGGGACAAATCAGTTCCGGTCAACGGAAAATCATCCTTCAGAATTGAATTGGAGGAAGATGCTGCAAAACTAAACGAGGTGGTGGTGGTTGGATATGGTGTTCAGAAGAAAGTGAACCTTTCAGGATCTGTAGACCAAATCAGTGCTGCGCAATTGGAACAACGGCCCATTGTTGATCTTGCTAAAGGATTACAAGGAATGGTACCGAATCTTAATATTGATTTCACCAGTGGTGAACCGGGGAAAGCTCCCAAGATCAATATTCGTGGGGAGGCTTCCATTAACGGTGGTTCTCCGTTAATTTTGATTGATGGTGTTGCTTCGGACGCAGATGAAATGAATCGTCTTTTACCGGAAGATGTAGAAAGCCTTTCAGTCTTGAAAGATGCTTCTTCGGCTGCAATCTATGGAGCACGTGCAGCTTTCGGAGTTATTCTAATCACTACCAAACAAGGAAAAGGAGATCGCATTCAAGTGAGCTATAATAATAATTTCTCGTGGAAACGCCCTTCTTCACTAACGGACAAGACTTCTGATCCTTATATCTATCTGAAGTTGAAGAATATCGCCGTGTTAAATACTCCATGGAGTTCGGGGCACGTCACGAATGATGAACGCCTTGAATGGGCACGGCAGCGTTCGGACAATCCGAGTGGAACAGAAGCTATTCGCCTCAATCCGTTGGATAAAACCCAATGGGAATATATGGGGAATCGCGACTGGACCGATTATTTTCTGGACAGGAATACATTCAGCCAAACCCATCAGGTATCTATTTCGGGAGCGACGGAGAAAACAAACTTCTACTTGTCGACAGGTATGGATAACGAAGACGGCATTTTTTCAGGAGTCGTAAATAATGATAAATATCTACGATATAGCATGCGTGGTAAAGTCAGTTACAAGGTGTTGGACTGGCTAACCATTTCGAATAATACTTCTTTTGTTTCTACTACCCGTAAGAACCCCAGCTACTATAACCTGAGCGCGTTTTATGACGCAGAGCCTCACAATGTGGATAAAAACAGCGATGGTACATGGGCCAATACCGAACTAGGAGAAGCATTGGCACAACTAGTAGATGGAGGAGAAGAAAAAACGATATATGATCGTTTACAGAGTACTTTTTCAGCAGAAGCAGATTTCTGGGGAAAGCTCTTGAAGTTGAACGCCAACTTCACTTTTGCCAAAGGAAATGAGGAGTCTGATTTCTACAGAAACAAATACCGCATCGGCTACGGGCCGGATGATGTTCGTGAAAAAGGAGACAGCAAAGTTTCTAAAGCCAATGCTTCTGATTTTTATAGTGTTTTGGATTTGTATGCCACTCTTAGCAAAACAATGGGTAAACACACTGCTACTGCGATCTTAGGCTTTAATCAGGAATACAGTCGTTGGGATCAGTTTTCGGCAGAACGCAATAACATTATATCCACCTCACTTCCATCCATCAATTTGGCTTCCGGAGACCAATATGTGAAAGAGGCTTATAAAGATTGGGCGATTCGAGGTTTATTCTTTCGCGCCAATTACATTTATAACAATCGCTATATCTTCGAAATAAACGGCCGTTATGATGGTACTTCACGTTTTCCGGAAAACAAACGTTTCGGATTCTTTCCTTCAGGCTCCGCAGCATGGCGTATTGACTCAGAACCGTTTTTTGAACCGCTCAAGGGTGTTGTTTCTCAACTAAAATTCCGTGTTTCGTACGGTGCGTTGGGTAACCAATTGGTCAGTGAATATGGATATATTCCTTCTATGGGTTCAAAATTAGGAGGGTATTTGGTCGATGGAAAGTTGCAACAAACTGTTACGGCGCCCGGATTGGTTTCTCCCGATTATACTTGGGAAAAAGTGAAAACCTTGAACGGAGGTATCGATTTGGGGCTTTTAGATAATAAACTGATGGCTTCTTTTGATATTTATCGCCGCGACACGGAAGGGATGCTCACACTAGGTAAGGAGTTACCGGGTGTTTTGGGTAAAACCGAGCCCAAAGAGAATGCTGCCAATCTGAAAACTACGGGATGGGAATTATCTCTTTCTTATAAGGATCAGTTTCAACTTGCGGGCAAGCCTTTTAATTGGGGAGCACGCTTCATCCTCTCCGACAACCGTTCATGGATCACTAAGTTCGATAATCCGAGCAAGAGTCTAAGTCAATATTATGAAGGACAAGAACTCGGAGAGATATGGGGATTGCAGAGTGACGGTCTTTTCACCAGTAAAGAACAAATTGCGGCATTAAATGAAACGGAGATCATCCCTTGGGGGGCTCTTGATATCGTTGAAGGATGGCCTAAGTACAAGGATTTGGATAAAGATAATCGCATTACCAAAGGGACCACAGTTGACAAACCCGGAGATTTGAGCATCATTGGTAACTCGTCTCCCCGCTACCGCTTCGGATTTAATCTAAATATGGAATGGAACGGATTTGATGCCTCTGCCTTTTTGCAAGGAGTGGGTAAGCGCGATTATTATCCGATTAGTTATTTGTACTGGAGTTTCTACCAACAACCTTATACCGGTGGACAAACACATGCTTTCGATTTTTATCGTGCGACAACGGATAATGAAGTTGAGATGGCCAAACATTCCCAAGCTTATATAGATGCAGGATTGGCAAATCAAAACCTGAATGCGAAATATCCCGTATTTCAGGCATGGCTGGCTGACAAGAATCTGGGAACCGGTATCAATGCCATGGGGTTGGCTATTCCTCAAACTGCCCACATGTTGAATGGCTCTTATTTGAGGGTCAAGAATATAACATTCGGCTACACCTTGCCTGCTGCCTGGATTAAGAAGGTACATCTCAATCGGATGCGTATCTATGTCAGTGGTGATAATTTGTTTGAGTGGAGTGAATTGAAAAAATTCTTTGACCCCGAAGCTGTTACCCAAGAAGACTCTTATGGATATGTTTATCCTTTCAACCGACAGTATTCGTTCGGTATAAATGTTACGTTCTAA
- a CDS encoding TonB-dependent receptor, whose amino-acid sequence MTKNNLIQTNHSFYDFFRIKSPYLGWGQTLLFIFLITIFCQQANAGNLTGYRPEQTLTIKANGQTVARVLELIEKESGFRFYYNNRLIDVNRLVSINAVQKDLFSILDEVFKGNGIRYKVIDKDIILNHADKTDQQQKDKKTVAGLVTDEKGSPIIGANIKLKGSANGTVSDIDGNFSLPLAKGDVLLVTYIGYLAQEVTIGSKTPLSIILKEDSKQLEEVVVVGYGTQKKVNLTGAIEQVTGEVFENRSVSNITQALQGAIPNLNITLNDGKPTRTASFNVRGTTSIGQGGEALVLIDGAEGDPSMLNPNDIASVSVLKDASSAAVYGARGSFGVVLITTKTPDKDKFTITYSGDFAVKRPVTTPDFVTDGYTYSNMFYTAYNAWNNYSATPKNINKSQAFSSSWLDTFKSRKEQGITDEVETATDGTYTYYGNTDYYKELYKKNVFAQDHNMSVAGNSGKVNYYISGRYYDYDGLFRYNSDTYNTLNLRAKGSIQVFDWLRIDNNTDFSHLDYHNPMNVGEGGSIWRNISDEGHPSAPIRNPDGSLTMSAAYTIGDFIYGKNGIDTNNKVLKNTTSFSATFFNKALRVNGDFTFSATDKNSTQIRVPVPYSKVQGTTIWLGTSYNDLKKGIQKTDYLATNLYAEYEKTFGKDHYFKGMMGYNYEQSKYEGLNVQRNGLLTENSENINLALGESITTSSGYEKWRIAGGFFRLNYAYKNRYLLEVNGRYDGSSKFPTDEQWAFFPSASVGWRVSAEPFWKVNPDIISDFKIRGSYGALGNGNVSSYSYLELFSIGTSGRVLNGLKNKYTSSPAVKPDGLTWETATTTNVGIDLGMLQGKLHFTGDAYIRKTTDMYTAGVTLPDVFGADSPKGNYADMTTKGWELSLGYKDKFILGNSPFIYEVRATLSDYTSKIDRYNNSTKSLDDYYEGQTVGEIWGYVSEGLFQSQADIDSHATQAFVKSSAKGIWYPGDVKLKDLDGSKTIDYGTKTVANHGDLKVIGNKLPRYIYSFTLGSEWKNVFFSAFFQGVGRQHWYPSNESIFWGQYNRPYNNLPTWHLNNYWTKENPNAYLPRYAGYNSSLKTTVQTRYLQNVAYIRLKNIQIGYNLPQQLISKVRMQKARLYLSGENLWSWSPLYKHTRDMDVSSIYGSDADLTDGTSGDGNNYPTMSSISLGLSITF is encoded by the coding sequence ATGACAAAAAATAATCTAATCCAAACGAATCATTCTTTTTATGATTTTTTCAGGATCAAAAGCCCTTATCTGGGCTGGGGACAGACACTCCTGTTCATCTTCCTGATAACCATTTTCTGCCAACAAGCTAATGCCGGTAATCTGACAGGATACCGTCCGGAGCAAACGCTCACCATCAAAGCCAACGGACAAACCGTTGCCCGGGTACTCGAACTTATCGAGAAAGAAAGCGGCTTCCGGTTTTATTATAACAACAGGCTCATCGATGTAAATCGCCTGGTTTCTATTAACGCCGTGCAAAAGGATCTTTTCTCCATACTCGACGAAGTTTTCAAAGGCAACGGAATACGCTATAAAGTAATCGATAAAGACATCATCCTTAACCATGCAGATAAAACGGATCAGCAACAAAAGGACAAGAAAACCGTAGCAGGTCTTGTCACCGACGAGAAAGGATCGCCTATCATCGGAGCCAACATCAAACTAAAAGGCAGTGCCAATGGTACTGTATCGGACATTGATGGAAATTTCTCCTTGCCATTGGCTAAAGGCGATGTACTACTCGTGACTTACATCGGATATCTTGCACAGGAAGTAACAATCGGGAGCAAAACTCCCCTCTCCATCATCCTCAAAGAAGATTCCAAACAGCTCGAAGAAGTAGTAGTGGTAGGTTACGGAACACAAAAGAAGGTCAACCTCACCGGCGCCATAGAGCAAGTTACCGGCGAAGTGTTCGAAAACCGTTCAGTGTCCAACATTACCCAAGCACTACAAGGTGCCATTCCCAACCTCAATATCACACTAAACGATGGCAAACCTACCCGTACGGCCAGCTTCAACGTGCGAGGCACCACTTCTATCGGACAAGGTGGAGAAGCACTGGTCCTTATCGACGGTGCGGAAGGAGATCCTTCCATGCTCAACCCCAATGATATTGCCAGCGTATCAGTACTTAAAGATGCCTCTTCGGCGGCTGTTTACGGTGCCAGAGGAAGCTTCGGTGTGGTTCTTATTACCACAAAGACACCCGATAAAGATAAGTTTACGATCACCTACAGCGGAGACTTTGCGGTGAAACGTCCGGTCACCACACCCGACTTTGTGACTGACGGCTATACTTATTCCAACATGTTTTACACAGCCTACAATGCTTGGAATAACTATTCCGCCACTCCCAAAAACATCAATAAATCGCAAGCATTTAGTAGTTCTTGGCTCGACACATTCAAAAGTCGCAAAGAGCAGGGCATTACTGACGAGGTAGAGACTGCGACCGATGGTACCTATACCTATTACGGCAATACCGATTACTACAAAGAACTCTATAAAAAGAATGTCTTTGCACAAGACCATAATATGTCCGTAGCCGGCAATTCGGGTAAGGTAAACTACTACATCAGCGGGCGCTATTACGATTATGACGGACTCTTCCGCTATAATTCTGATACATACAACACCCTCAATCTCCGCGCCAAGGGATCCATACAAGTCTTCGATTGGCTCCGCATAGACAATAATACCGATTTCTCACATCTCGACTATCACAATCCCATGAATGTGGGCGAAGGCGGTTCCATCTGGCGTAACATATCAGATGAAGGTCACCCCAGTGCGCCGATCCGTAATCCCGATGGCTCTCTTACCATGTCGGCCGCCTACACCATAGGCGATTTTATCTACGGCAAGAACGGTATCGACACCAATAACAAGGTATTGAAAAACACCACAAGCTTCTCCGCTACGTTTTTCAATAAAGCACTACGTGTGAACGGTGACTTCACCTTCAGCGCTACCGATAAGAATAGCACCCAGATTCGGGTACCGGTGCCTTATAGCAAGGTACAAGGAACAACCATCTGGCTCGGAACCTCGTATAATGACCTAAAGAAAGGAATACAGAAAACAGACTATCTGGCAACCAACCTTTATGCTGAATACGAGAAAACCTTTGGCAAAGACCATTACTTCAAAGGGATGATGGGCTACAACTACGAACAGTCCAAATACGAAGGCCTCAATGTACAACGAAACGGTCTGCTCACCGAAAACAGCGAAAACATCAACTTAGCTTTAGGAGAATCCATCACCACCTCCAGCGGATACGAGAAATGGAGAATTGCCGGTGGCTTCTTTCGTCTCAACTATGCATACAAAAACAGATACCTGCTTGAAGTCAACGGCCGGTACGATGGCTCTTCCAAATTTCCGACCGACGAGCAATGGGCTTTCTTTCCGTCTGCCTCAGTAGGCTGGCGTGTCTCTGCAGAACCATTCTGGAAAGTCAATCCCGATATCATTTCCGACTTCAAAATACGCGGTTCTTACGGTGCATTGGGCAACGGTAACGTATCTTCTTACAGCTACTTGGAGCTCTTCTCCATCGGTACTTCCGGACGTGTGCTCAACGGGTTGAAGAACAAATACACCAGCTCACCGGCGGTAAAACCCGATGGACTCACTTGGGAAACAGCAACGACCACCAACGTCGGTATCGACCTCGGCATGCTGCAAGGTAAACTGCATTTCACAGGTGATGCCTACATACGCAAAACGACCGACATGTACACTGCAGGAGTAACCCTACCCGATGTTTTTGGTGCCGACTCTCCCAAAGGGAACTATGCCGACATGACGACGAAAGGATGGGAACTTTCTCTAGGCTACAAAGACAAGTTCATCCTAGGCAACTCCCCTTTCATCTATGAAGTGCGTGCCACTCTGTCGGACTACACCTCCAAGATAGATCGCTACAATAACTCCACCAAAAGCTTGGATGACTATTACGAAGGACAAACCGTGGGCGAAATCTGGGGATATGTTTCCGAAGGACTTTTCCAATCGCAAGCAGACATTGACAGTCATGCCACCCAGGCATTCGTCAAATCATCCGCTAAAGGTATCTGGTATCCGGGAGACGTGAAGCTAAAAGACCTTGATGGAAGCAAAACCATCGATTATGGCACCAAAACTGTCGCCAACCACGGTGACCTTAAAGTAATCGGTAATAAGTTGCCCCGTTACATCTACAGCTTCACCCTGGGTAGTGAATGGAAGAATGTCTTTTTCTCTGCTTTCTTCCAAGGCGTCGGTCGCCAACATTGGTATCCAAGCAACGAATCCATCTTCTGGGGACAATACAACCGTCCGTACAACAATCTGCCTACCTGGCATCTCAACAACTACTGGACGAAAGAGAACCCCAATGCCTACCTTCCTCGCTACGCTGGTTACAACAGTTCGCTTAAGACTACCGTGCAAACACGTTACTTGCAAAACGTAGCTTATATCCGACTAAAAAACATTCAAATCGGATATAACCTGCCGCAACAACTAATTAGTAAGGTACGCATGCAGAAAGCCCGCCTTTACCTTTCAGGAGAAAACCTGTGGAGTTGGTCGCCTCTGTATAAGCACACTCGAGACATGGACGTGTCAAGCATTTACGGTTCTGATGCCGATTTGACTGACGGTACCAGTGGCGACGGCAATAACTACCCCACTATGAGCAGCATCAGTTTAGGTTTATCCATCACATTTTAA
- a CDS encoding RNA polymerase sigma-70 factor, producing MDELLWLPELQAGNEKVYKRIFTKYYSPLCEYASHYVCDEDAEELVQELMLYLWESRKELFIESSLKSYLFSATRNRCLNLIKKNRYREQVRTDIYEKLKDELEDPNYYLMDELTEQIEKAIDELPVSYRETFNLSRLRDKTNAEIAALQNVSVKTVEYRITQSIKLLRVRLKNYNEDPKALI from the coding sequence ATGGACGAATTATTATGGCTACCTGAATTGCAAGCAGGCAATGAAAAAGTATATAAACGGATATTCACGAAGTATTACTCTCCGTTATGCGAGTATGCTTCTCACTACGTGTGCGACGAGGACGCAGAGGAACTTGTGCAGGAACTGATGCTGTATCTATGGGAGTCGAGGAAAGAGTTGTTTATTGAAAGTTCGCTGAAATCTTATTTGTTTAGCGCTACCCGTAATCGTTGTCTGAACCTGATAAAGAAGAACCGGTATCGTGAACAGGTACGGACCGATATTTATGAAAAGCTTAAGGATGAGTTGGAAGATCCGAATTACTACTTGATGGACGAGCTTACCGAGCAGATAGAAAAAGCGATAGATGAATTACCCGTCAGCTACCGGGAAACGTTTAACCTAAGTCGCCTGCGCGATAAGACAAATGCGGAAATTGCTGCATTGCAAAATGTCTCCGTGAAAACGGTGGAGTATCGCATCACGCAATCGATCAAACTGCTACGTGTGAGGCTAAAAAATTATAATGAGGACCCAAAAGCATTGATATGA
- a CDS encoding FecR domain-containing protein produces the protein MDMNQENEEELLRQERACYAERTQRRIAARDTEAAYRKVQQHIRRRSIRRIVVAASPMAASFIGAVFLTWFLIQYLSPNQGEAPLITISSRPGMQINFTLPDSTVVHLNSGSSLTYPQTFRGKERQVKLNGEAYFNVTHHPEHPFVVALRNDNMRIRVLGTSFNIQSYNDEPSIQTTLVSGKVEVEFINSKNTWSYCTLKPGDKASYEVDQHTVHIRTVQTICETAWKDNMLVFRNTSMSDVLTKLSHYYNVRFTVTSPVINSYSFTGTFIGRQLSQVLDYLCLSSDIGYEIHRQTSDDSEVQHYTEVILNQLSKKP, from the coding sequence ATGGATATGAATCAGGAAAATGAAGAGGAGCTCCTCCGGCAAGAGCGTGCTTGCTACGCAGAGCGCACACAGCGGCGCATTGCAGCAAGAGATACAGAAGCAGCTTACCGGAAAGTGCAGCAACACATCCGGCGACGGAGCATTCGACGCATCGTGGTGGCAGCATCTCCCATGGCAGCATCCTTCATCGGGGCAGTCTTTCTGACATGGTTCCTTATTCAATATCTCTCCCCGAATCAGGGAGAAGCTCCACTCATTACTATCTCTTCCAGACCGGGCATGCAAATTAATTTCACCCTACCGGATAGCACAGTGGTACACCTCAATTCAGGCAGTAGCCTTACTTATCCACAGACTTTTCGGGGTAAAGAACGACAGGTGAAACTCAACGGAGAGGCTTACTTCAATGTGACCCATCATCCCGAACACCCGTTTGTTGTGGCACTACGCAACGATAACATGCGAATACGCGTGTTGGGCACCAGCTTCAACATCCAATCCTACAATGATGAACCGAGTATCCAGACCACACTTGTTTCAGGCAAGGTGGAGGTCGAGTTTATCAACTCAAAAAATACGTGGAGTTACTGTACCCTCAAACCGGGGGATAAAGCCTCTTACGAAGTAGATCAGCATACAGTTCACATTCGCACGGTACAAACCATTTGCGAAACGGCCTGGAAAGATAACATGCTCGTTTTCCGGAATACTTCCATGAGCGATGTACTCACCAAGCTCAGCCATTATTATAATGTACGTTTCACTGTCACTTCACCCGTTATCAACAGTTACTCATTTACCGGCACTTTCATTGGCCGGCAACTATCACAAGTGCTTGATTATCTCTGCCTGTCTTCAGACATCGGATACGAGATACACAGGCAAACCAGCGACGACAGCGAAGTGCAGCATTATACAGAAGTAATACTAAATCAATTGAGTAAAAAACCATAA